From the Phyllostomus discolor isolate MPI-MPIP mPhyDis1 chromosome 7, mPhyDis1.pri.v3, whole genome shotgun sequence genome, one window contains:
- the ZHX2 gene encoding zinc fingers and homeoboxes protein 2, giving the protein MASKRKSTTPCMVRTSQVLEQDVPEEGDRAKEKGIGTPQPETAKGNWAAEPENASKENEVIEVKSTGENPSKKLQGGYECKYCPYSTQNLNEFTEHVDMQHPNVILNPLYVCAECNFTTKKYDSLSDHNSKFHPGETNFKLKLIKRNNQTVLEQSIEATNHIVSITTSGPGGSDADPGISVSKTPIMRPGKPKADAKKVPKKPEEAAPENHVEGTARLVTDAAEILSRLGGVELLQELGHVMPSVQLPPNINLVPKVPVPLNTTKYNSALDTNATMINSFNKFPYPTQAELSWLTAASKHPEEHIRIWFATQRLKHGISWSPEEVEEARKKMFNGTIQTVPPTITVLPTQLAPAKIPQPILQTAVPCQILGQTNLVLTQVTSGPATVSCSPITLAVAGVTNHGQKRPLVTPQAAPEPKRPHIAQVPEPPPKLSSPVLTPASERKKSKEQIAHLKASFLKSQFPDDAEVYRLIELTGLARSEIKKWFSDHRYRCQRGIVHITSESIAKDQLAISASRHGGRTYHAYPDFAPQKYKEKTQGQVKILEDSFLKSSFPTQAELDRLRVETKLSRREVDSWFSERRKLRDSMEQAVLDSMGSVKKGQDVLAPNGALSRLDQLSGAQLVSSLPSPSPAIATSQEQVHLLRSTFARTQWPTPQEYDQLAAKTGLVRTEIVRWFKENRCLLKTGTLKWLEQYQQQQVAEDHGYDILSRKAAKAVVVTVTESPKNGSEVGPQYHTDPKKLREEDLEKLVPRAKVGSSEPAKDGLPAKPSEATSDRSEGSSRDGQGSDENEESGVVDWVEVTVGEEDAISDRSDGWGQTAPEGATEPADSDSDGVPAEAGRA; this is encoded by the coding sequence ATGGCGAGCAAACGAAAGTCTACCACCCCATGCATGGTGCGGACATCCCAAGTGCTAGAACAAGACGTGCCCGAGGAAGGAGACAGGGCCAAAGAGAAAGGGATCGGCACGCCCCAGCCTGAAACGGCCAAGGGTAATTGGGCAGCAGAACCTGAAAACGCTTCCAAAGAAAACGAAGTGATAGAGGTGAAATCGACAGGGGAGAACCCTTCCAAAAAGCTCCAAGGCGGTTACGAGTGCAAATACTGCCCCTACTCCACGCAGAACCTGAACGAGTTCACGGAGCACGTGGACATGCAGCACCCCAACGTGATCCTGAACCCCCTCTACGTGTGTGCCGAGTGCAACTTCACCACCAAAAAGTACGACTCCCTGTCCGACCACAACTCCAAGTTCCATCCCGGGGAGACCAACTTCAAGCTGAAGCTGATCAAGCGCAATAACCAAACTGTCCTGGAACAGTCCATCGAGGCCACCAACCACATCGTGTCCATCACCACCAGCGGCCCTGGAGGCAGTGACGCTGACCCTGGGATCTCGGTGAGTAAGACTCCCATCATGAGGCCAGGGAAACCGAAAGCCGATGCCAAGAAGGTGCCCAAGAAGCCCGAGGAGGCTGCCCCCGAGAACCACGTGGAGGGGACCGCCCGCCTGGTGACAGACGCAGCCGAGATCCTCTCCAGACTCGGAGGCGTGGAGCTGCTGCAGGAGTTGGGGCACGTCATGCCTTCTGTCCAGCTCCCACCAAATATCAACCTTGTCCCCAAGGTCCCCGTCCCGCTGAATACTACCAAATACAACTCCGCGCTGGACACGAACGCCACCATGATCAACTCCTTCAACAAGTTCCCTTACCCGACCCAGGCGGAGCTGTCCTGGCTGACGGCCGCCTCCAAACACCCCGAAGAGCACATCAGAATCTGGTTCGCCACCCAGCGTTTGAAGCACGGGATCAGCTGGTCCccggaggaggtggaggaggcccGGAAGAAGATGTTCAACGGCACCATCCAGACAGTCCCCCCGACAATCACTGTGCTGCCCACCCAGCTGGCCCCCGCCAAGATCCCGCAGCCCATCCTGCAAACAGCTGTGCCGTGTCAGATCCTCGGCCAGACCAACCTGGTGCTGACGCAGGTGACCAGCGGGCCAGCGACCGTGTCTTGCTCCCCTATCACTCTTGCCGTGGCCGGGGTGACCAACCACGGCCAGAAGAGACCTTTAGTGACTCCCCAAGCTGCCCCCGAGCCCAAGCGCCCACACATCGCTCAGGTGCCAGAGCCCCCACCCAAGCTGTCCAGCCCGGTGCTGACTCCGGCCAGCGAACGCAAGAAGTCAAAGGAGCAGATAGCCCATCTCAAGGCGAGCTTTCTCAAGAGCCAGTTCCCGGATGATGCTGAGGTCTACCGGCTCATCGAGTTGACCGGCCTTGCCAGGAGCGAGATCAAGAAGTGGTTCAGTGACCACCGGTATCGGTGTCAAAGGGGCATCGTCCACATCACCAGCGAATCCATTGCCAAAGACCAGCTGGCCATCTCGGCCTCCCGACACGGTGGTCGCACGTACCACGCCTACCCAGACTTTGCCCCGCAGAAGtacaaagagaaaacacagggTCAGGTTAAAATCCTGGAAGACAGCTTTTTGAAAAGCTCTTTCCCGACGCAAGCGGAACTCGATCGGCTAAGGGTGGAGACGAAGCTGAGCAGGAGGGAGGTCGACTCCTGGTTCTCGGAGCGGCGGAAGCTTCGGGACAGCATGGAACAAGCGGTCTTGGATTCCATGGGGTCCGTGAAAAAAGGCCAGGATGTGCTGGCCCCCAACGGTGCTCTGTCTCGCCTTGACCAGCTCTCCGGTGCCCAGTTGGTcagctccctgcccagcccttcaCCAGCAATCGCAACAAGTCAAGAACAGGTGCATCTCCTGAGGAGCACGTTTGCAAGAACCCAGTGGCCTACGCCCCAGGAGTACGACCAGTTAGCAGCCAAGACCGGCCTGGTCCGGACTGAAATTGTGCGTTGGTTCAAGGAGAACAGATGCTTGCTGAAAACGGGGACCTTGAAGTGGCTGGAGCAGTACCAGCAGCAGCAGGTAGCGGAGGACCATGGCTACGACATCCTGTCGAGGAAGGCGGCGAAAGCCGTGGTCGTCACCGTCACCGAGAGCCCAAAGAACGGGAGCGAGGTGGGGCCGCAGTACCACACGGACCCCAAAAAGCTCCGCGAAGAGGACTTGGAGAAGCTGGTGCCCAGGGCGAAAGTGGGCAGCAGCGAGCCAGCAAAAGACGGTTTGCCTGCAAAGCCCTCGGAGGCCACCTCAGACAGGTCGGAGGGCAGCAGCCGGGACGGCCAGGGCAGCGACGAGAACGAGGAGTCGGGCGTTGTGGACTGGGTGGAGGTGACGGTGGGAGAGGAGGACGCCATCTCCGACCGGTCGGACGGCTGGGGTCAGACTGCCCCCGAAGGCGCCACGGAGCCGGCCGACTCGGACTCCGACGGCGTCCCCGCGGAGGCCGGCCGGGCCTAG